The Rana temporaria chromosome 4, aRanTem1.1, whole genome shotgun sequence genome contains a region encoding:
- the LOC120935605 gene encoding E3 SUMO-protein ligase ZBED1-like, with translation MDSNKILNGKFTFKKLPNGSIDKTKVICGFCGCELSYHRSTSSLKYHLMAKHTADGNSPLPGQSQATMDVFRQKHMDTTTKNKLTAAIAKWVATACRPVNVVEDEGLADIIRIASNDWTYELPSRATITSNVQKLYETEKAKVQQALDNTKAVALTGDYWTSVSNHNYLGVTAHYFDPQWKLRSHALTVLKTEERHFADAVAEHFMQVAREWDIEQKVVSLTTDSARNMIAAARQLPFVHVPCIAHSVHRAVTVSLTNSPFDSALAKCRKVVGHFKHSPSNQAELEQQQVTHNKKKESLAQEVSTRWNSTLEMIKRVQRNAEPLKDALALHTTNIAMPTVTELEKLKKLEAVLEHCRYVSELLGGEKFVSCSVVLPALCHLSRVMEVTEDDPAYTIKFKGTFAADMEGRKEKTNITWLRVATALDPRFKDLKCLSKPDRAEVWGTIRALLQEMVRERPAQPDNKVTPEPPTKKPTLMLTNESSSDEEEDSIDQCLRRYKSEPLTGMDDCPQEWWSTHEGAHSEMARLARKYLATPATSVPSERLFSLSGHVVQKKRAYLLSENVNRLVCLSNWLKAKK, from the exons ATGGATTCCAATAAGATTCTGAATGGAAAGTTTACTTTTAAAAAGTTGCCAAATGGTTCCATTGACAAGACCAAAGTGATCTGTGGGTTTTGTGGTTGTGAACTGAGCTATCATCGCAGCACGTCCAGTCTGAAATACCACTTGATGGCCAAGCACACAGCTGATGGGAATTCTCCGCTCCCTGGTCAAAGCCAGGCGACAATGGATGTTTTCAGACAGAAGCACATGGATACCACAACTAAGAACAAACTTACTGCAGCCATAGCTAAATGGGTGGCTACTGCATGTAGGCCTGTTAATGTTGTGGAGGACGAGGGTCTAGCTGATATCATTCGCATCGCATCAAACGACTGGACCTACGAATTGCCTTCGAGAGCCACCATTACAAGCAACGTACAGAAATTGTACGAAACGGAGAAAGCCAAGGTACAGCAGGCGTTGGACAATACAAAAGCAGTCGCGCTCACTGGTGATTACTGGACGTCCGTAAGTAATCACAACTACCTCGGGGTCACAGCGCATTACTTTGATCCACAGTGGAAACTTCGATCTCATGCTTTGACTGTTCTAAAGACAGAAGAGAGGCACTTCGCTGATGCTGTTGCAGAGCACTTTATGCAAGTAGCTAGAGAGTGGGACATTGAACAAAAAGTTGTCTCACTGACCACGGATAGTGCACGCAACATGATTGCAGCGGCCAGGCAGCTCCCCTTTGTGCACGTGCCGTGCATCGCACACAGTGTGCACCGAGCCGTCACGGTTTCTCTAACCAACAGCCCGTTTGACAGCGCATTGGCAAAATGCAGAAAGGTCGTGGGACATTTTAAGCACAGCCCTTCAAACCAAGCGGAGCTCGAGCAACAACAAGTCACACATAATAAGAAGAAAGAGTCACTCGCACAGGAAGTGTCAACCAGATGGAATAGTACCCTGGAAATGATCAAGCGTGTTCAGCGGAATGCTGAACCACTGAAAGATGCACTGGCCCTGCACACAACCAACATCGCCATGCCAACAGTTACTGAGCTGGAGAAACTGAAGAAGCTCGAGGCTGTGCTGGAGCACTGCAG GTATGTTTCTGAACTCCTGGGAGGAGAGAAGTTTGTGTCTTGCTCAGTGGTGCTGCCAGCGTTGTGTCATCTGTCACGAGTGATGGAGGTTACTGAGGATGATCCAGCTTACACGATCAAGTTCAAGGGAACCTTCGCAGCAGACATGGAGGGTCGCAAGGAGAAGACCAACATCACGTGGCTGAGAGTTGCGACAGCACTTGACCCAAG GTTTAAGGATCTCAAGTGTCTGAGCAAACCTGACAGGGCTGAGGTGTGGGGTACGATCCGCGCCTTGCTCCAGGAGATGGTAAGGGAGAGGCCTGCACAGCCGGACAACAAAGTCACGCCTGAGCCTCCTACGAAGAAACCAACACTTATGCTTACAAACGAGTCTTCGTCTGATGAAGAGGAGGACAGTATTGACCAATGTCTGAGGCGCTACAAGTCAGAGCCTCTTACTGGCATGGATGACTGTCCCCAGGAATGGTGGTCCACACATGAAGGGGCACACAGTGAAATGGCCCGCCTTGCACGCAAGTACTTAGCAACACCAGCCACATCAGTACCTTCTGAAAGGTTGTTTTCACTGTCTGGGCATGTTGTACAAAAGAAGCGAGCTTACCTGTTGTCTGAAAATGTCAACAGGCTTGTGTGTTTGAGTAACTGGCTCAAAGCAAAGAAGTAG